A genomic stretch from Dama dama isolate Ldn47 chromosome 10, ASM3311817v1, whole genome shotgun sequence includes:
- the SRL gene encoding sarcalumenin — protein sequence MGVPLALPLKPLALRRGSPRKELAKAYPRGSAGRARLHVPARAVEEGLEGRRPASIPPGEAGKAGAGLERSCEKQSACQPLDTDPSCSDHLELQVSASGGTEDVGNLLENHFSAGDASLEEKERALRSEAAPGETRPLLHPTEGGEDGSSEKTAADGLGSGPDPDPDPEASLSNASASESAAPGEHVGPVAEDAGPPGAASALPPGGEGEPGEEAGARELSSGEGPGQEAEGPAGSGEVPEEAADALGEDPAQGAAAGSPETEDAGDSPSPEVETGGEGSPGPGQEPEVPDGAADVDAEAAQRTEDQAEPSFSSAAAAEDAAAREEEGGSREHRPAEGIPAEHPDEASSEEEGGEESEEESGDEEESGDGASSEEAGGASEEEEAEKEAGEGAHAAAGSASPGEEGSPEESPEGADAQEPKEEGPQGRGRPRAAHLPPPAGHLDGGGCFGHSGGCSLPGGLKRRRM from the exons ATGGGCG TGCCCCTGGCTCTCCCCTTAAAGCCCTTGGCCCTTAGAAGGGGATCCCCTCGGAAGGAGCTGGCGAAGGCCTACCCGCGAGG ATCTGCCGGGCGAGCCAGGCTGCACGTGCCCGCCCGCGCGGTTGAGGAAGGACTGGAAGGGCGGCGCCCAGCTTCCATCCCCCCGGGGGAGGCTGGCAAGGCCGGGGCGGGGCTGGAGCGG AGTTGTGAGAAGCAAAGCGCGTGCCAACCCCTTGACACTGACCCCTCGTGTTCTGATCATCTAGAACTGCAAGTTTCCGCTTCGGGTGGCAcggaagatgttggcaatttgttggAGAATCATTTCTCTGCCGGAGACGCAAGTctagaggagaaagaaagggcgCTTCGGTCAGAGGCGGCCCCTGGAGAGACGCGCCCGCTCCTTCATCCCACAGAAGGCGGGGAGGATGGGAGCTCGGAGAAGACAGCCGCCGACGGTCTGGGCTCGGGTCCCGATCCCGATCCCGATCCCGAAGCCAGCCTCTCCAACGCCTCGGCCTCCGAGTCTGCTGCCCCGGGGGAACATGTGGGGCCCGTGGCGGAAGATGCGGGCCCGCCGGGAGCAGCGAGCGCCCTTCccccaggaggggagggggagcccggggaggaggcaggggcgCGGGAGCTCAGCTCCGGAGAGGGCCCAGGACAGGAGGCGGAGGGGCCGGCTGGGAGCGGCGAGGTCCCCGAGGAAGCTGCAGACGCGCTAGGGGAAGACCCCGCGCAGGGAGCAGCGGCGGGGTCCCCAGAGACTGAGGACGCAGGGGACTCTCCCAGCCCGGAGGTCGAGACAGGAGGGGAGGGCAGCCCAGGGCCCGGTCAGGAGCCAGAAGTGCCTGATGGAGCCGCGGATGTGGACGCAGAAGCCGCGCAGAGGACGGAGGACCAGGCGGAACCCAGCTTCAGCTCGGCCGCGGCCGCGGAAGACGCTGCCGCGCGCGAAGAGGAGGGGGGCTCCCGGGAGCACCGCCCCGCGGAGGGGATACCCGCGGAGCACCCGGACGAGGCCTCCTCTGAAGAAGAGGGGGGTGAAGAATCCGAAGAGGAGAGCGGCGACGAAGAGGAGAGCGGCGACGGGGCTAGTTCGGAAGAAGCCGGGGGCGCCTCGGAGGAGGAGGAAGCCGAGAAAGAAGCTGGGGAAGGAGCCCACGCGGCGGCGGGAAGCGCGAGCCCCGGGGAGGAGGGGTCCCCGGAGGAATCGCCCGAGGGTGCCGACGCGCAGGAGCCCAAGGAGGAGGGGCCACAGGGTAGGGGGCGTCCCAGGGCTGCCCACCTCCCCCCGCCCGCCGGGCACCTCGACGGAGGGGGCTGCTTCGGGCATTCTGGCGGCTGCAGTCTTCCCGGAGGTCTT